The Monomorium pharaonis isolate MP-MQ-018 chromosome 5, ASM1337386v2, whole genome shotgun sequence genome includes a window with the following:
- the LOC118645523 gene encoding putative glycine-rich cell wall structural protein 1: MQRALQFLFDELHKQQQQQPQQPQPQQPQPQEVQPQPQPQQLRPKRKKGAGRARARWRAQRRFWGAGRGGDRGGDDRGGGQGDGQGDGQGGGRGGGRGGGPGERSIRRGGGRGGGPTYIYNYKYYNIS; the protein is encoded by the exons ATGCAACGAGCGTTGCAGTTTCTCTTTGATGAGCTCCAcaagcagcagcagcagcagccacAACAGCCGCAGCCGCAACAGCCGCAGCCGCAGGAGGTGCAGCCACAGCCGCAGCCGCAGCAGCTACGGCCAAAAC gaaaaaaaggTGCCGGCCGCGCGCGGGCCCGCTGGCGAGCCCAGCGGCGCTTTTGGGGTGCTGGCCGAGGCGGTGACCGAGGTGGCGACGATCGAGGTGGCGGCCAAGGTGACGGCCAAGGTGACGGCCAAGGTGGCGGCCGAGGTGGCGGCCGAGGTGGCGGTCCAGGCGAGCGAAGTATTAGGCGAGGTGGTGGCCGAGGTGGTGGCCccacatacatatacaattataaatattataatatttcgtaa